One Cryptomeria japonica chromosome 9, Sugi_1.0, whole genome shotgun sequence genomic window carries:
- the LOC131049998 gene encoding protein kinase PINOID 2, which translates to MATNVEFDHMSTTSCSSVTLNSAHSSVSDISSVSFSCPSGGSFNGAGYCSARSSISCDINSISDYGSINKPHKANNAAWEAIRSLRSKDGSIGINHFKLLARLGSGDIGNVYLCQLRSDGTDSSPSCGGGLYAMKVVDKAALAYRDKLQRAEMEKQILSMLDHPFLPTLYAHFDASHYSCLVMEFCPGGDLHSLRQRQHLRRFSLKAARFYTAEVVVALEYLHMMGVIYRDLKPENILVREDGHIMLSDFDLSLKCDAFLSLQNTCHSTYPTSFPSTPSTCSSIEPVISCFYQSTALQKSKSKRKSQEQNQVELVAEPNEARSKSFVGTHEYLAPEIISGQGHGSAVDWYTLGIFIYELIYGTTPFKGANNEMTLVNILSQPLRFPHLKAQSDIDSWYMATDIIKKLLVRDPRYRLGSSRGAADIKRHPFFKGINWALIRSMPPPEVPALHVRSLLLAKKNPHTYQQQQLPSHFDYF; encoded by the exons ATGGCTACCAATGTGGAGTTTGATCATATGAGCACTACTTCCTGCTCCTCTGTTACATTGAATTCTGCCCATAGCTCTGTGAGTGATATAAGTTCTGTTAGTTTCAGTTGTCCTTCTGGGGGTTCTTTCAATGGGGCAGGATATTGCAGTGCTAGAAGCAGTATAAGCTGTGACATTAATTCCATATCTGATTATGGCAGTATAAATAAGCCTCACAAGGCCAATAATGCAGCTTGGGAGGCTATCAGAAGCCTGAGATCTAAAGATGGAAGTATTGGGATAAATCACTTCAAGCTCTTGGCTAGGCTAGGTAGTGGAGACATTGGAAATGTGTATTTGTGCCAGCTGAGAAGTGATGGTACTGATAGCAGTCCGTCATGTGGTGGAGGTCTTTATGCAATGAAGGTGGTGGATAAGGCTGCATTGGCTTACAGAGATAAACTGCAGAGAGCTGAGATGGAGAAACAGATCTTGTCTATGTTAGATCACCCTTTTTTGCCAACTCTTTATGCCCATTTTGATGCCTCTCATTATTCCTGCCTGGTCATGGAGTTCTGTCCTGGTGGAGATTTGCATTCCCTGCGCCAACGCCAGCATCTTAGGCGCTTCAGCTTAAAAGCTGCAAG GTTTTATACAGCGGAAGTTGTGGTAGCACTGGAATACCTCCATATGATGGGAGTGATATACAGAGATCTGAAACCAGAAAATATTCTTGTAAGAGAAGATGGTCATATAATGCTCTCTGACTTCGATCTGTCTCTCAAATGTGACGCATTTCTCTCCTTACAAAACACTTGTCATAGTACATATCCAACATCTTTCCCCAGTACTCCATCGACATGCAGCAGTATCGAACCCGTGATCTCCTGTTTCTACCAATCTACAGCACTCCAAAAGAGCAAAAGCAAAAGAAAAAGCCAAGAACAAAACCAAGTAGAACTTGTAGCAGAGCCCAATGAAGCTCGTTCAAAATCCTTCGTTGGGACGCATGAATATTTAGCCCCAGAAATAATCTCAGGCCAAGGCCATGGCAGTGCTGTAGATTGGTACACCTTGGGAATATTCATCTACGAGCTTATCTATGGCACAACTCCATTCAAAGGAGCCAATAACGAGATGACACTTGTAAACATCCTAAGTCAGCCCCTCAGGTTCCCACATCTGAAAGCTCAATCGGATATCGATTCCTGGTATATGGCAACAGATATTATAAAGAAATTGCTGGTTAGGGATCCCCGCTACCGCCTGGGTTCGAGTCGCGGGGCTGCCGATATAAAAAGACATCCTTTCTTTAAAGGAATTAATTGGGCTCTTATTCGCTCCATGCCCCCTCCAGAAGTTCCTGCACTACATGTGAGAAGCCTTCTACTAGCTAAGAAGAACCCACATACTTACCAACAACAACAATTGCCTTCACATTTTGATTATTTCTGA